The Agarilytica rhodophyticola genome has a window encoding:
- a CDS encoding RICIN domain-containing protein has translation MKRIAKYLIFGAFSLPLLTPLATAQTMSEAGLSNRVKNYINSSNYKKQITSDSRFKNALKGIISSKKTPAGAKTIWNENQLKSMKSGNTYVVKGNITVSSNINVPANVRVYVEGSVHKNGTFNRNAENKTDVIFDIRNSSDVHFYGVNNAKISSNMKAVAFHITGSKNITIDGFRIENTWEAISAQWNADEVKMFNNYILNTTRRAIWMLGADKAQAVHNFIENAGWDGFDWDAYASDNIAFENVVVSAGRWNGFVEEGAQRNQIVRNLGVMATLVPYTGFQMGWADNGTTQLFLNGSNGRLTKDNYFINNAIYKPTSFKGAGGDYFSHINKGKGHTYFWGNDAIGASRATSSTHWAKATWSSDIPSTGRKTINDLDKQYNSGGGGNNQPGAGIVPPSSATRLKIKHSNKCMDASGTTNSSIIQQWACHNGSNQKFKFESRGNGWYALVDQRSRRCVDLSAGNSANGTNIQLWDCSNANTNQHFKIVDKSNGWFNLVTRNANKCIDVSGNTTANFQKIHQWACHGGANQQFKFD, from the coding sequence ATGAAAAGAATTGCTAAATATTTAATTTTTGGGGCTTTTTCTTTGCCATTACTTACACCGTTAGCAACAGCACAAACCATGTCCGAGGCAGGCCTTTCTAACCGCGTTAAAAACTATATAAACTCATCAAACTATAAAAAACAAATTACTTCAGATTCACGGTTTAAGAACGCTTTGAAGGGAATTATCTCAAGTAAAAAGACGCCGGCGGGAGCCAAAACAATATGGAATGAAAACCAGCTTAAATCGATGAAAAGCGGTAACACATATGTAGTTAAAGGTAATATTACAGTTAGTAGTAATATTAATGTACCTGCTAATGTGAGGGTTTATGTCGAGGGGTCTGTCCATAAAAATGGAACCTTTAATCGTAATGCAGAAAATAAAACAGACGTGATATTCGATATAAGAAATTCATCTGACGTTCACTTCTACGGGGTTAATAATGCGAAAATTTCTAGTAATATGAAAGCTGTAGCCTTTCATATTACTGGCTCTAAGAATATTACTATTGACGGTTTTCGAATTGAAAACACTTGGGAAGCGATATCGGCACAATGGAATGCAGATGAAGTAAAAATGTTTAACAACTATATTCTCAATACTACCCGTCGAGCTATCTGGATGTTGGGTGCTGACAAAGCTCAAGCTGTTCATAATTTTATTGAAAACGCTGGCTGGGATGGTTTCGATTGGGATGCCTATGCCAGCGATAATATCGCTTTTGAAAATGTCGTCGTCAGTGCTGGACGATGGAATGGCTTTGTAGAAGAAGGTGCTCAACGTAATCAAATTGTCCGTAACTTAGGTGTAATGGCAACACTTGTACCTTATACTGGTTTTCAAATGGGATGGGCAGACAACGGCACCACTCAGCTATTTCTCAATGGTAGTAACGGTCGCTTAACTAAAGACAACTACTTTATTAATAACGCCATCTATAAACCCACTAGCTTTAAAGGTGCAGGAGGAGATTATTTTTCCCATATCAATAAAGGCAAAGGACATACGTATTTTTGGGGCAACGATGCTATTGGAGCAAGTCGCGCCACCAGTTCAACGCACTGGGCGAAAGCCACTTGGAGTAGCGATATACCCTCCACCGGCAGAAAGACAATAAATGATTTAGATAAACAATATAACTCTGGAGGTGGCGGAAACAACCAACCCGGGGCTGGCATTGTACCCCCCTCTTCTGCGACTCGACTTAAAATAAAACATAGTAATAAATGTATGGATGCGTCAGGTACGACCAATAGCTCAATCATACAGCAGTGGGCCTGCCATAATGGCAGTAATCAGAAATTTAAATTTGAAAGCAGAGGCAATGGCTGGTACGCACTCGTAGATCAGCGTTCTCGTCGCTGCGTAGATTTAAGTGCGGGAAATAGTGCTAACGGTACTAATATCCAATTATGGGACTGTAGTAATGCGAACACTAATCAACACTTTAAAATCGTCGATAAAAGCAATGGTTGGTTTAACCTGGTAACGCGCAATGCAAATAAATGTATTGATGTTTCAGGTAACACCACTGCAAATTTTCAAAAAATTCATCAGTGGGCATGTCATGGTGGTGCTAACCAACAGTTTAAATTTGATTAA
- the hmpA gene encoding NO-inducible flavohemoprotein: protein MLDQATIDIVKATAPAVKENSDAITAHFYPLMFEQYPEVIPYFNQTNQGKGLQPKALARAVVAYGENIDALGNLDGAVTKIIQKHCSLGVLPEHYPIVGTCLLQAIKAIMGDAATEEIIDAWGKAYHQLAEILMTAEEAIYANNEQKLGGWRGERDFTLVKRVQESDVITSFYFEPTDAQGVPTFKAGQYTTVVLNINGHSVRRNYSLSDAPGTPYLRISVKRELNGLVSNYLHDTLKVGSTVTLLPPCGEFTLRDNQKPLVLVTGGVGITPAISMLNASEKSNRDIRFIHAALNSKVHAFKEHVDSIVHNNTSVSSLYIYSDPSDQCVYDERGFITEDILQKQLADTKDVELYFLGPKPFMNAVYKIVNKLGIPKDQVHYEFFGPDEELIA from the coding sequence ATGTTAGATCAAGCAACTATCGATATTGTTAAAGCGACAGCACCCGCTGTAAAAGAAAATTCTGATGCTATTACTGCCCATTTTTACCCTTTGATGTTTGAGCAATATCCAGAGGTGATTCCTTATTTTAATCAAACCAATCAAGGTAAAGGTTTGCAGCCAAAAGCTTTGGCAAGAGCGGTTGTCGCTTATGGTGAGAATATTGATGCTTTGGGCAATTTAGATGGTGCAGTGACTAAGATCATACAGAAACATTGTTCTTTGGGGGTTCTTCCGGAGCATTACCCCATCGTTGGTACATGTTTATTGCAAGCTATAAAAGCAATAATGGGCGATGCTGCCACCGAAGAGATTATCGATGCTTGGGGTAAGGCTTATCATCAATTGGCAGAAATATTGATGACAGCAGAAGAAGCCATTTATGCAAACAATGAGCAGAAATTAGGTGGTTGGCGCGGCGAAAGAGACTTTACTCTCGTCAAGCGTGTCCAAGAGAGCGATGTTATCACCTCATTTTACTTTGAACCAACAGATGCACAGGGTGTACCTACGTTTAAGGCAGGCCAATATACTACCGTCGTGCTGAATATCAATGGTCATAGCGTTCGACGTAACTACAGTCTATCGGATGCACCAGGCACGCCGTATTTAAGAATTAGTGTCAAACGCGAACTTAACGGCTTGGTTTCTAATTATTTACATGACACTTTGAAAGTAGGAAGCACCGTTACGTTATTACCCCCTTGTGGCGAGTTTACCTTGCGCGATAATCAAAAGCCTCTAGTATTGGTGACTGGTGGCGTTGGCATAACTCCCGCAATTAGCATGTTAAATGCTTCTGAAAAATCAAATCGGGATATTCGTTTTATCCACGCGGCTTTAAACAGCAAAGTACATGCTTTTAAAGAGCATGTAGATAGTATCGTCCACAATAATACTTCGGTATCTTCACTGTATATTTACAGTGACCCCAGTGATCAATGTGTTTATGACGAGAGAGGATTTATTACCGAGGATATTTTGCAAAAACAACTGGCTGATACGAAAGATGTAGAGCTTTATTTCTTAGGGCCGAAGCCTTTTATGAATGCGGTATATAAAATAGTGAATAAGCTGGGTATTCCTAAAGACCAAGTACATTATGAATTTTTTGGGCCAGATGAAGAATTGATTGCCTGA
- a CDS encoding Rrf2 family transcriptional regulator: protein MQLTKYTDYSLRLLIYLALMPKDKLASIDEISAIYKISRNNVNKIVHQLGKEGVIETKRGKGGGFYLKRDPKEINLGEMVAMLENTLEVIDCQSPLCPIMPACDLKKVLNKATEAFMNVLKQYSLADLTESRQQELVNILNLNQEHEERIH, encoded by the coding sequence ATGCAGCTTACAAAATACACCGATTACAGCCTACGTTTACTAATATATTTGGCGTTAATGCCGAAGGATAAATTAGCAAGCATCGACGAAATCAGCGCTATTTATAAGATTTCACGCAATAATGTGAACAAAATTGTCCACCAGCTAGGAAAAGAAGGGGTTATTGAAACCAAGCGTGGTAAAGGTGGAGGCTTTTATTTAAAAAGAGATCCAAAAGAGATTAACTTAGGTGAAATGGTCGCCATGCTAGAAAATACACTGGAAGTCATTGATTGCCAATCGCCACTGTGCCCTATCATGCCTGCTTGCGACCTCAAAAAAGTGTTAAACAAGGCCACAGAAGCTTTTATGAATGTCTTAAAACAATATTCTCTTGCTGACTTAACTGAAAGCCGGCAACAAGAATTGGTTAACATTCTTAATCTAAACCAAGAACACGAAGAACGTATCCATTGA